aggagcttcttagtgaggaacggtccaagatctcactgacagtgactggagtggatgttctactgccacaaccagagcccaagaccagagctgagctcttacaatattcatgtcacatcacactggatccaaacacagcaaacccatggctgtcattatctgaggggaacagaaaagtgacatttatgacagaaaaacagtcatatcccagtcacTCAGACAGATTTACTGATTTGAGGcaggtcctgagcagagagagtctgactggacgttgttactgggaggtgaagTGGAAGAGGAGAGTTTATATAGCagtctcatatcaggatatcagcagaacaggggCCTGGGCTGAATGTGCATTtggacaaaatgacaaatcttGGTCATTGTTTTGTTACAACATGAACTGTGACTTCAGACACAACAATATCAAAACTAAAATCTggctccctgtgtcctccagagtgggagtgtacctggatcacacagcaggtattctgtccttctacagcgtctctgaaaccatgactctcctccacagagtccagaccatgttcactcagcctctccatgctggacttTGGCTTGGAAGTGAAGCCACTGTagagttttgtgagctcaagtagacaggagtGATTAAAGCAGTCCTGTCGTCTATTTCTgtaacatctgtgttggtaAGCACTTGtttcgttctttttttttttttttaatcaagatCTGCACATGtatgtcttcattttaaaatgattgttctgcaaaatattttgctgcatttttattttgcagctaaaagctcattgctgtggtttgtCAGTCCTGCACGTCCCAGACGTCACCTGTGGCACATTTTGTTCTTGgtctgttcagccgtggtggATAAGGGTTGAACTCCATCAGTCGACAGtagagagaagccaaatgaactgcacttcacaggaaaatagaaaaaaatatctgattaaactgttgaagAGGATTTTTATGATTCTTAACTTCACTCAACATTtcctgtaacatgtttttgctcttcctgttttgctgcttaatggagtcagaagtgtgtttgcactcgtcCTTCTTTGTAGCTCaacagctgtttgttgatttggtttCCAGGACTTTGgaactatgatttttttaatgcactgcaaatgaaatgattcttctTGTTGACATGCTGGTTTAACAGGTCGAGTGTGAGAATCACGTGACTGCTGAGATAGAAACGCCTGTTATGAGATTTTACTGATTAGGTGTGTCAGCcaagtgaatgtttatgaaaatcaataaaaaaatatttccaagaatCAACAAGAATCTTCTGTTCTCGTTCCAGAAAGTCTATCAACCAGCTGAAGAGAATCTGACAGTAACAGGACAGCATGTCTTGACTGGTTTagctgctaaaacacaaagaagtgctgTAACGCCCTCCATGAAcagtagaaaagacaaagtgacaggagggagaaatacctgcattcaaaagtcatttatgacatttttctgtgtctgggatgaaatgaaaccagcttTGATCGACACTTTGAGCTCAgaactgaactgtgttttcttCACCTGGGATTGTGGACgccattcccatttttcttctgaTATGAAACCAGAAGTTTGGGGGAtttaattactgatgcatccacctttcagttttgttcagtcattagcctaataacatatcattttcaccttttattgctataacaacgtaattgttaactaaaaaaattgttgtttatttgttacctcattaattgaggtaacaaataaactgCACGTTATTTCATGACATACATTGAAACGACAAgtccaaagcattaatttttTAAGACACCTCAATCAAGGTTATGGatttagggtgtgtgtgtctgagttaacAGGAATGAGCCAAACCTCTTTAATTTTTATACcataagtgttgcaatataggggcatggatgaggtgcacgggatagaggcactgtgaatgagctgaacacacaacacagcactcTTTGGCCCACACACTTCTTAAGAGAATCCAGCTCTCCTGGATGTTCCACCTCATGAAGTGACATCAGCCACAgacgggggggaggggggagtgcCGGGATGTGTTCAGGTACACTGACACGGCTGctgcaacactgttgtgttcaAATTCCACAGAATTTCTGCAGAGTTTTCTGTTCAGGCTGATAAGATAATATCTTTATAACAACTTAAAAATcttattaattttaatattattattttgtattctatcattttctttttattttttgattgattgccTGTGGGGGCGGGGGTATgggtacattttgtaatttctttctttAGATGAGTTATTAATTATATATGAGTAGCAAGGACTTTTCTCTGGCTTTCTGTGGTGtttcaggaggaaaatctgtgggatttgggagtgattttttttttcttttaaggttTTAGACAGCTATCCAGTACTATAATCAATGTGTTAGGAGCAAAACTTTAACATGCAAAACCTTTATTAAAACTGCAGAATGGGTTGGCGGGCGCTGAACAGACGGACAACCACCCAAAATATGGACCgttggctttctctctctctctctctccctctctctctctctctctcacacacacacacacacacacacacacacatacaaacacacatacacgcgaCACCATTGCAAACTACAGAGTTCAGCTTTGGGAGTTTAGCTTTGGGAGTTAGCTGTCAGCTGTCAGCGTGACAGAAACTCGCTCCCCGGTGACGACGGCACATTTCAGATGATTTCAGCCTGTTAACCAGCTGGTAGGTGGGAGATGTTACTGACCCAAAcctctgttctttcttttgtcGTGTCTTTGGGACTTCAGAGGCTCCACAGTGCTCTGTTTCCTCAGATTATCTGTTTCCTCAGATAATCCAGCGAGTGCTGACAGTCCAACACTGTCCCGCTCTCATAAACATCACTGGCAGGTTCATCTGGCCTCTCTGTGGCTGTGATCCACGTCgcctcagctcctctgctgtaCACAGACCCGTGTTCAAGGGCGGACTTTAAGGGGCTGTGCCCGCCCTGATCATCAGCTGGGCCTGCCCTGAACGAAAAGCGacgaaaagcttttttttttttctttttcgacACGAAACGTTGTACTACTGTCTCTTTATGttaaatattttctctctctttctctctctctttaatttcaatcttcatcacattaaatctctgTGATGACTCCCAGGCTATTCTGCATCTTATTGGCTTACCTGATGTTACTTTAACCAATCAAACTCCTCTTGCCTGAAACCTGACCAATCCCAACCAAGCAACGCACCGTTCATTTTCGCGTGCCGCGCGAGGGAggggagtgagtgagggagagagacttaaCGTTAGTCTGTTAAAAAACTTGATCggagtgaattaattacaaatatggatgcactagaatatccgctggaaaaagatatttttttcatggactgatagttacaCTTCAGTTATACTTGTTAGTTTTAAGttaacagttgccgtgacaacgactcaccaacccagctgatctttatctacaacttatattaacagttatatttaaatataggctactgttttccagtgtctatgccacaacaaacatctgtcttttcataaactcaccggcagatgttttatttcagctgggggtgtgtcactccaatttaacgtcagctccgattaatgtggctaagcagcaacaGTAACAAAAGTAACCAggcacattaaggctgaacagagttatatcatttcaaccccacctttcaggggcttttgctattcaccttttcaggctgttatcaatttatctctgaaataaagacggcagttttcacagatgtgttgatttattcaATATTCATtacaatgtacagatgcaaacaaattgacaaattaattaaatcaatggcctaggaaactcataaagactaaacaaattaataacgatcaataggctaattaataacggataacattaacacattaataacaagaacaaagttatagcagcacatctccgtggaaaatcttacatgtactgtccatggtgctgaatctgcctcagcaggtactgtccatggtgctgaatccgcctcagcaggtactgtccatggtgctgaatccgcctcagcaggtactgtccatggtgctgaatccgcctcagcaggtactgtccatggtgctgaatccgcctcagcaggaactgtccatggtgctgaatctgcctcagcaggtgctgtccgtggtgctgactccgcacttcattctctttattatagaaattaaagctccataaaattcacagaggatttgtttagctcttctttccttacaggtgagaaatcagctgtttgtccggtgtttgtcaggtagtcttgtagacatttgacggcccaagacgttgaccgggccgtaccggcttcatttcctgacctctccagctgatccagctcttcactcgtcaagCTCACGTGTCTcagctttttctcttctgtcttgtcttcctcgttcagccatttatccaaacttaggtcgccaaataaataaaaactgacaaaacggtccattatgcaggcaaacaaagttgacagcagcatttgatgcgggtttcagtgaaacgtttcgtgttgccatggaaaccacacagacttgggcactaagatataggcggagtaatattttcagtgatgaggtatttttcattagaGTAAGGCTAGCCGTGCTATCAtactcatttgagcacattctaaacgtctgattgaccaatcagattgctcggtcggatctacgtgttgtataatagatatttcatattcatgcGCTATGCAATTTGAATTCTGCTGCGTTAATTGACCCTTGGCCATGCCATGGACCACACCGCacgttactgtctgtctgtctgtctgtctgtctatctatctatctatctatacagacagacaggcagacagagagacacagagaaacaggcagacagagacacagacagacagacagacagagacacagacagacagacacacagacagagacacacagacacacacagagagatagatagatagatagatagatagatttatgtcaaaaacacagaggtaggTGTGGTGAGAACTTAGAATGAGAATGATTAGAATGAGAATgacaatgagaaatgagatattCCTCTCAATCTGGCTgaaaaaatggcttaaaatttTTTCACCGGCGCGGGCACTGCCCCCCCTGGGATCTTTAGTGCCCCCcctgtcatttctttctggaTACGGGTATGGCTGTACATTTGATTTTCCACATCTTTTAGTTGTTAAAACaagttgttttctcctctgttggtAAGAGTCAACAGAATGGAAACACATGAGCAGCAGTTTAGACCCTGCAGGTCCAACACACATATCTGGTGTCGCTAAATTAATCCTAATCCAATGATTTCCTTCTCAGCTGTTTAATATTAGACATAATCTGTTCAATATAGGCAGGAAAAAAGCTAAATAGGTATGTGCTAAACTTTATGGTGGACGAATTTCATATTCCTTCTATTGtatgtaataatttatttgtgtgtgtgtgtgtgtgtgtgtgtgtcagttttagCAATCAGACGAGTTATGGCCAATCTCCTCGTCCAATCTCTTTCCAAACCCTGTTTCTTACTTAAATAGTCTGCACTATCTTTACAGTGACAGATGTTGGGGGTACATACAGTCttggaaagacacacacacacacacacacacacacacacacacacacacacacacagacaacacctGCTTTGTGTTATCATGTGAGgcgtgttgtgtgttgttgtttccaGGGTTtatagcagtaaaagcagagagagcacagcttcatcaactattgaactcaacagttttattgacagttgacagttttattgatcactaagagaGCAATGACTTAGAATGAAGATgatttgatgtttaaaaaaaaaaaaaagtagctctGATGTAGTTGAGCTACATTTAGTCATGTTATTGTAGCTCAGCTCGCTGCATTTCTCTGGTGGGAGCTTCAGTGGAGTGAAGCTTCATGTAAtgtacagtcacagtcacagtgtacagctcagctcactgcattttccaagcagcttgcccaacactgggtATCTATGTGACATGGCGGGACTTTGGGAAAACAAAcgttttttctaactttgaagctttaTCTGAGGCAGTTTTAGGAGGAAGTTggagctgaaggggttaaaggagtgttgcagcatgaatggagttttgtttcacttccGCAAGTCTCTTTATGTCactctagactttttttttttttaccacctttcttacaaaatattttctatCTGTTGGATCTGTTGTGTTGACTGAGTTGTCACTGACAGGAGGGTCATAATATAACTGGAGATCATATTAGCTATTGgctgaagatgaaaatgagatgaaacaGTTGAATTATTTCTGTCATAAACTTCacttcatgttgtaaataagagctaaacacacactgcctctttaagagCGCTCCTCTTCCTGGAGTGAATCAGCAGCTGAACCCCTCCCTCTTCTGTCTGACCTCAAACATTACGAGTCATATTCTGCCCAGATATTTCCTCCTTCTCACATCTGACAGTTTAAAGAcgagtggaaacaacacagtgtgaaggaCAAGAGCCCACAAGCCCGTTTACAGCAGATCAGCgagtgactgtgaggaaaagctgctgtttgctttggatcggagcacaactcttatctgttgatagaaagtgaaactagcagacgtttcactgtgactgagaggggaaatggctcagcgaggaattcagccggactctgcaaagttttgctgttccatctgtctggacctgctgaaggatccggtgactattccctgtggacacagctactgcatgagctgtattaaagactgctgggatggagaggagcacaaggaaatctacagctgcccgCAGTGCAGAAGAGCCTTCACACCGAGGCCTGTCCTggagaaaaacaccatgttagcagagttactggaggaaatgaagaagatgggactccaagctgctcctcctgatctctgctacgctggacctggagatgtggcctgtgatgtctgctctgggaggaaactgaaagccctcaagtcctgtctggcgtgtctggcctcttactgtgagcagcacctccagcctcactacgATGCAGctccattaaagaaacacaagctggtggaagccaccgtgaagcttcaggagaacatctgctctcgtcacgatgaggtgatgaagatcttctgccgcactgatcagcagtgtatctgttatctctgctccatggatgaacataaaggccacgacacagtctcagctgcagcagaacgGAAAAAGAGGCAGGAAGAGCTCGGGGtgagtcggcaaaaaatccagcagagaatccaggacagagagaaagacgtgaaggtgcttcagcaggaggtggaggccatcagtcgctctgctgataaagcagtggaggacagtgagaaGATCTTCACCCAGCTGATCCGTTTGGTTGAcaaaagaaggtctgatgtgaagcagcagatcagatcccagcaggaagaggaagtgagtcgggctgaagaagttcaggagaagctgaagcaggagatcgctgagctgaggaggaaagacgctgagctggagcagctctcacacacacaggatcacatccatttcctacagaattacccctcgctctcatgtctcagtgaatctacacactcacccagcaccaacatccgtcctctgagctactttgaggatgtgactgcagctgtgtccgagctgagagacaaactacaggagcttcttagtgaggaacggtccaagatctcactgacagtgactggagtggatgttctactgccacaaccagagcccaagaccagagctgagctcttacaatattcatgtcacatcacactggatccaaacacagcaaacacatggctgtcattatctgaggggaacagaaaagTGACATTTATGACACATCAAcagtcatatcccagtcacccagacagatttactgcATGGCATcaggtcctgagcagagagagtctgactggacgttgttactgggaggtgaagTGGAAGAGGAGAGTTTATATAGCagtctcatatcaggatatcagcagaacaggggAAGGGGCTGAATGTGGATTTGGACACAATGACAAATCTTGGTCATTGGTTTGTTACGACATAAACTTTTACTTCAGACACAACAGAATCTCAACTAACATCctgctccctgtgtcctccagagtgggagtgtacctggatcacacagcaggtattctgtccttctacagcgtctctgaaaccatgactctcctccacagagtccagaccacgttcactcagcctctccatgctggagTTGCGCTTGGAAGTGAAGCCACTGTagagttttgtgagctcaagtagacaggagtGATTAAAGCACTTCTGTTGTCTATTTCTATAACATCTATGTTGGTAAGCACTTGTTtccgttctttttttttttttaatcaagatCTGCACATGtatgtcttcattttaaaatgattgttctgcaaaatattttgtttcatttttattttgctgctaaaagctcattgctgtggtttgtcagtcctgcacttcccagacgtcacctgtggcacattttgttcttggtctgttcagccgtggtggATAAGGGTTGAACTCCATCAGTCGACAGtagagagaagccaaatgaactgcacttcacagggaaatgtaaaaaactATCTctgattaaactgttgaagaggctctttatgattcttaacttcactcaatatttcctgtaacatgtttttgctcttcctgttttgctgcttaatggagtcagaagtgtgtttgcactcgtcCTTCTTTGTAGCTCaacagctgtttgttgatttggtttCCAGGACTTTggaactatgattttttttttaatgcactgcaaatgaaatgattgtTCTTGTTGACATGCTGGTTTAACAGGTCGAGTGTGAGAATCACGTGACTGCTGAGAGAGAAACGCCTGTTATGAGATTTTACTGATTAGGTGTGTCAGCcaagtgaatgtttatgaaaatcaataaaaaatatttccaagaatcaacagtgtttcttctgttctcgtTCCAGAAAGTCTATCAACCAGCTGAAGAGAATCTGACAGTAACAGGACAGCATGTCTTGACTGGTTTacctgctaaaacacaaagaagtgctgTAACGCCCTCCATGAAcagtagaaaagacaaagtgacaggagggagaaatacccgcattcaaaagtcatttatgacatttttctgtgtctgggatgaaatgaaaccagcttTGATCGACACTTTGAGCTCAgaactgaactgtgttttcttCACCTGGGATTGTGGACgccattcccatttttcttctgaTATGAAACCAGAAGTTTGGGGGAtttaattactgatgcatcctcttgtcagtTTTGTTCAGTCATCAATagcatatcattttcaccttttattgcaaaaaacaacataattcttaaataaagtgttgtttatttgttacctcattaattgaggtaacaaataaactgTACATTAATTCATGACATACAATGAAACAACAAGTCCAAAGCATTCATTTTTTGAGACACCTCAACAGAGGTGATGGATTTGGGGCATGTGTGCCTGAGTTAACGGGAACGAGCCAaacatcttttaatttttataccataagtgttgcaatataggggcatggatgaggtgcacgggatagaggcactgtgaatgagctgaacacacaacacagcactcTTTGGCCCACACACTTCTTAAGAGAATCCGGCTCTCCTGGATGTTCCACCTCATGAAGTGACATCAGGTCACATCAGGTACACTGACACGGCTGctgcaacactgttgtgttcaaaattttcaaactgtatggggaaagcagcattatatgctgGACTGAGACGTGGCTCAccaacatcatccccgactcactgatcagtttcaccggcttcaggacaggaccggcagacagagacagagacgctgcagccactgtattgtatgagtgtgcagttttatgtgtgttgaagtgatggagctgccgtgacaatgtcaTTTCCTGCAAAAGATTaattatcattcattcattcattcatgttggttattgtgattccgagcgagcgtcttgcacacccacgtcatcacgttttccgctgacgtcatgacgtggctctgactttgattgattgattgaaacctttatttatgctcggaagacagttgaggtttccctcttttacaatgccgccgagatacactttaaaatacatcaacaacaaataggatATACCTcacataataaacagaagaaagggGAATACACATAATACACGTTAATACATAAAGTTATAAAACTAGCTTATGTAAAATTAGAAATGCGCCTGGACTTcaattaaaacagttacaattaGAAACACAGTGGCTAGTGATAATAGAGTTAAATTCTGCATAAGTGGGTAGACTTTCcagttttaaaaagctttgGAGAGCATTCCACGATTTTGGCCCATCATAAGAAAAGGCAGTCTTCCCCAGTTCTGAGCTAGCCCGGGGGACtcttaaaaacattaaatcatTGGAGCGGGTCAGGTGAGGCCCTGTTTTCCATTCCAATAAGGATGTGATATAGAGAGGTTGCTTACCAATTaaggctttaaaaataaactgatacCAATGTTTGTCGCGCCTTTCGTTAAGCGACGGCCAACCGACTGCATCATAAAGAATACAATGGTGAGTATCATATTTTGCACCAGTAATGAATCTAAGAGCAGAGTGGTAGACTGCATTTAAAGGCTTAAGGGTGGAAGGAGAAGCACCTCTGTAGACCACATCTCCATAAtctaaaacagacagaaagactgcCTCCACCACCCTCTTTCTGCTAATCATTGGaaagctgtttttgttcctaTATAAGAACCCAAGTTTTTGCCTCAGTTTACTCACTAGATTCTCTATATGAaatttaaaagtgaatttatcaTCGAGCCAGATCCCGAGATATTTGTATGCTGTAACTCTTTCAATGCTGATTCCAGTTTTAGTTGTTAAACAAAGGTTATTATGGGCTATATCTCTGGCCCGAGAGAAcaacatgaattttgttttgttagcgTTTAATACCAGTTTATTATCAATAAGTGCATTCTGGAGGACgttaaatgaaagctgtaggttCTCAACAGCTAGCTGTGGGGAATCTGCAATGCAGTAGATAAcagtatcatctgcatagagaTGAGCTTGACAATCACGCAGAGATAGAACAATGTCATTAataaaaattgtaaataaaataggGCCCAAGATAGATCCTTGTGGGACACCTTTAGTTAGAGGTAGTAACTCTGAGCGAGCTCTCCCAActttcacacactgctgtctccCTGACAAGTAGCTCACAAACCATCTGCATGCATTTCCATCCAGACCAATACTGTGTAATCTGTGCAATAGTAGGGAGTGgtcaactgtatcaaatgctttGGAAAGATCGacaaagagagcagcacagtgtttttttctgtccaggGCAGATATGATGTTATTTACAACTAGAGTGGTGGCTGTGATTGTACTATGCTTTGCTCTAAAACCTGATTGAAATGGGCTCAATATAGAGTATTCTGCTAGAAATGCTTTGAGTTGATGATTTACCAGTGTCTCCATAATTTTTGCTAGGCAGGATAGCTTGGAGATAGGGCGATAGTTATTAATGTCACTTTTGTCCCCCCCTTTGAATAGAGGAGAGATATGGGCCGTTTTCCAGATGCTAGGGAGTATGCCTGTTGACCTGGAGAGATTAAGTATATAAGTTAACGGTTCTGTTATTAGTGGTGCTgctaatttaataaataatgggTCCAAGTTATCCTCTCCAGTTGATTTCCTGGTATCAATGGATTGTAACAATTCATAAACAGCGTCACAGGAAAAAGGCTTAAAGGAAAACACAGTGAGGTGCCCTCTACTATGTGCAACAAAGGAGGGTCTGTTTTTAAcaatatcatcatcaccatcatcatcagcaccagCGTCGGCACCGTCATcataaccatcatcatcaccatcatcatcgtcatcaccatcatcatcatcatcatcatcatcaccattacgGGCCTCATCACTAAACAAGTGACCGGCTTGGGCAAAGTGATTATTAAAGGCCAAACTTGGCTCCAgttggctcttggccggtggaaagcaaaccggttctttgttggaaccagttaagcactggctctagcaccagcactgaactagcaccaggttctgtttggtggaaaaggggctaCAGTGGTATCCGGCAGGGTAATCACTGCAGGCTAACCGTAGCCTGGCCTGGAGACGGTGGTGGCGTGGTGAAGAGTGATGTGGCGG
This genomic interval from Myripristis murdjan chromosome 19, fMyrMur1.1, whole genome shotgun sequence contains the following:
- the LOC115377771 gene encoding tripartite motif-containing protein 16-like isoform X1, with amino-acid sequence MSSSLDPFCCSICLDLLKDPVTIPCGHSYCMSCIKDCWDGEEHKEIYSCPQCRRAFTPRPVLEKNTMLAELLEEMKKMGLQAAPPDLCYAGPGDVACDVCSGRKLKALKSCLACLASYCEQHLQPHYDAAPLKKHKLVEATVKLQENICSRHDEVMKIFCRTDQQCICYLCSMDEHKGHDTVSAAAERKKRQEELGVSRQKIQQRIQDREKDVKVLQQEVEAISRSADKAVEDSEKIFTQLIRLVDKRRSDVKQQIRSQQEEEVSRAEEVQEKLKQEIAELRRKDAELEQLSHTQDHIHFLQNYPSLSCLSESTHSPSTNIRPLSYFEDVTAAVSELRDKLQELLSEERSKISLTVTGVDVLLPQPEPKTRAELLQYSCHITLDPNTANTWLSLSEGNRKVTFMTHQQSYPSHPDRFTAWHQVLSRESLTGRCYWEVKWKRRVYIAVSYQDISRTGEGAECGFGHNDKSWSLVCYDINFYFRHNRISTNILLPVSSRVGVYLDHTAGILSFYSVSETMTLLHRVQTTFTQPLHAGVALGSEATVEFCELK
- the LOC115377771 gene encoding tripartite motif-containing protein 16-like isoform X2, whose amino-acid sequence is MAQRGIQPDSAKFCCSICLDLLKDPVTIPCGHSYCMSCIKDCWDGEEHKEIYSCPQCRRAFTPRPVLEKNTMLAELLEEMKKMGLQAAPPDLCYAGPGDVACDVCSGRKLKALKSCLACLASYCEQHLQPHYDAAPLKKHKLVEATVKLQENICSRHDEVMKIFCRTDQQCICYLCSMDEHKGHDTVSAAAERKKRQEELGVSRQKIQQRIQDREKDVKVLQQEVEAISRSADKAVEDSEKIFTQLIRLVDKRRSDVKQQIRSQQEEEVSRAEEVQEKLKQEIAELRRKDAELEQLSHTQDHIHFLQNYPSLSCLSESTHSPSTNIRPLSYFEDVTAAVSELRDKLQELLSEERSKISLTVTGVDVLLPQPEPKTRAELLQYSCHITLDPNTANTWLSLSEGNRKVTFMTHQQSYPSHPDRFTAWHQVLSRESLTGRCYWEVKWKRRVYIAVSYQDISRTGEGAECGFGHNDKSWSLVCYDINFYFRHNRISTNILLPVSSRVGVYLDHTAGILSFYSVSETMTLLHRVQTTFTQPLHAGVALGSEATVEFCELK